Proteins encoded by one window of Mercenaria mercenaria strain notata chromosome 4, MADL_Memer_1, whole genome shotgun sequence:
- the LOC128556286 gene encoding uncharacterized protein LOC128556286: MATGGCEKTSDELFNFKCTPCGELNKTKEAVKYCVQCQGYCCQTCVDTHRVFPTLKGHTLVDKSNLNPQLIAAELPVVPTETCRTHGIKILDMYCENHDVVGCTSCIALDHRSCSDVHLIPDVIDNLHSKSDAGKIHQKLQDMKMTMKEIKTNREALIQRLCKSKTEAENEIRDFGKVMETLLKSLQKESLKEIEEQFRQMKLQLEEEKKGAEDELDILKQAEEGLVKAEGNRAQQFVSLKTAQNIIAQTEEMSRSLRLTNDANISFAPDSTIRNFLLNRKTLGSVNHDVATQVQQRKALYAIKATRESNIKMQNDASSCWVHGSCLTEDGALLMADFSNKTLKRANNVTTPVLDYCNLPDQPYSVCCIGKHEAAVTLTNNTVQFVSLADQMTPTRQIKLTHKCFGIAYKGDKLYITDYGKSLYIYDMTGKVSKNITGNSLFQWSRHIAFSGTGKETFVTCQAKGLINLDVNARHTNTYTASELLVTTGVCSDGRGNLFVCGHGSNNVVQIGQDGNKFGEIVKSSNGLKSPQSLCFNQRTSTLVVTQSDSNIVKLFDLQ; this comes from the exons ATGGCGACGGGTGGGTGTGAAAAAACGTCGGACgagttatttaattttaaatgtacacCTTGTGGTGAACTTAACAAAACTAAAGAAGCTGTAAAATATTGTGTACAATGTCAAGGATATTGTTGCCAGACTTGTGTGGACACACATCGTGTATTTCCTACTTTAAAAGGACACACACTGGTGGATAAATCGAACTTAAACCCACAGTTAATAGCTGCTGAACTTCCGGTGGTTCCTACAGAGACATGTAGGACCCATGGGATAAAAATTCTGGATATGTACTGTGAGAACCATGACGTTGTTGGATGTACAAGTTGTATAGCTCTTGACCACAG GAGTTGTTCAGACGTCCACCTTATACCGGACGTTATCGATAATCTTCACAGCAAATCTGACGCGGGTAAAATACACCAGAAGTTACAAGACATGAAGATGACGatgaaagaaattaaaacaaataggGAAGCGCTTATTCAAAGGTTATGTAAATCTAAAACAGAGGCTGAAAACGAGATAAGGGATTTCGGAAAAGTGATGGAAACGCTTCTAAAATCTCTCCAGAAAGAATCTTTAAAAGAAATAGAAGAACAGTTCAGGCAGATGAAGCTACAATTAGAGGAGGAGAAAAAAGGGGCAGAAGATGAATTGGACATTTTAAAACAAGCTGAGGAGGGTCTGGTGAAAGCAGAAGGGAACAGGGCCCAACAATTTGTTTCCCTGAAAACTGCGCAGAATATTATTGCTCAAACCGAAGAGATGTCTCGCTCACTACGATTAACAAATGATGCAAATATATCATTCGCTCCCGATTCAACTATAcgtaatttcttattaaatcGTAAGACGCTTGGATCAGTCAACCACGATGTTGCCACACAGGTGCAACAGAGGAAAGCGTTGTATGCAATTAAGGCAACAAGAGAATctaatatcaaaatgcaaaatgatGCGTCATCCTGTTGGGTGCATGGTTCCTGTTTAACGGAAGACGGAGCACTGCTTATGGCTGACTTCTCCAATAAAACACTTAAAAGAGCAAACAATGTCACAACTCCAGTACTGGATTATTGTAACCTACCAGATCAGCCTTACAGTGTATGCTGTATAGGTAAGCACGAAGCGGCCGTCACTTTGACGAACAACACTGTTCAATTTGTGTCCCTTGCAGATCAGATGACGCCTACACGCCAGATAAAGCTGACCCATAAATGCTTTGGTATCGCTTACAAGGGAGATAAATTGTATATAACTGATTACGGCAAATCATTGTATATATACGATATGACAGGAAAAGTTTCAAAAAACATTACCGGGAACAGTCTGTTTCAGTGGAGTCGGCATATTGCTTTCAGTGGTACTGGAAAGGAAACGTTTGTAACATGTCAGGCTAAAGGCCTTATAAATCTTGATGTGAATGCGAGACATACGAACACTTATACTGCTTCAGAGTTGTTAGTTACAACAGGAGTTTGTTCAGATGGAAGAGGCAACCTGTTTGTGTGTGGACACGGTTCTAATAATGTTGTCCAGATTGGACAGGATGGAAATAAATTTGGTGAAATAGTGAAATCATCAAATGGACTGAAAAGTCCTCAGTCGTTGTGCTTTAACCAGCGGACTTCAACATTGGTTGTTACACAATCAGACAGCAACATAGTGAAATTATTTGacttacaataa